In a single window of the Melanotaenia boesemani isolate fMelBoe1 chromosome 22, fMelBoe1.pri, whole genome shotgun sequence genome:
- the pgfa gene encoding vascular endothelial growth factor A isoform X3, whose amino-acid sequence MQGFIGISRLLLVLLLQLVPAQMLHLPEQRQSNMAFMEVLTRSMCRPMEQLVDVEHEFPEDVEYIYIPACVPLWRCSGCCADEKLECRPTTKRNITLQVMRILPLVSMQHVELTFVEHQECDCRLSQKPQNNKSSSKSVRNRPRRRKHEKPDVGCGKCQFPQNQIDLH is encoded by the exons ATGCAAGGTTTCATCGGAATTTCGCGTCTCTTATTGGTTCTTCTGTTGCAGCTGGTACCTGCGCAG ATGTTACACCTCCCAGAGCAGAGACAGTCAAACA TGGCTTTTATGGAGGTGCTGACAAGGAGCATGTGTCGACCCATGGAGCAGCTGGTGGATGTGGAGCACGAGTTCCCAGAAGATGTGGAGTACATCTACATACCTGCTTGTGTCCCACTGTGGCGGTGCTCTGGATGCTGTGCAGATGAGAAACTGGAGTGCCGTCCCACCACTAAACGGAACATCACACTGCAG GTGATGCGGATTCTTCCCTTGGTATCTATGCAACATGTGGAACTGACATTTGTAGAGCATCAAGAATGTGACTGCAG ACTCAGTCAGAAACCTCAAAATAACAAAAG cagcagcaagtCTGTCAGGAACAGACCTcgcaggaggaaacacgagaAGCCAGACGTCGGCTGTGGAAA gtGCCAATTCCCTCAAAACCAGATAGATCTTCactaa
- the pgfa gene encoding vascular endothelial growth factor A isoform X2, translated as MQGFIGISRLLLVLLLQLVPAQMLHLPEQRQSNTVAFMEVLTRSMCRPMEQLVDVEHEFPEDVEYIYIPACVPLWRCSGCCADEKLECRPTTKRNITLQVMRILPLVSMQHVELTFVEHQECDCRLSQKPQNNKSSKSVRNRPRRRKHEKPDVGCGKCQFPQNQIDLH; from the exons ATGCAAGGTTTCATCGGAATTTCGCGTCTCTTATTGGTTCTTCTGTTGCAGCTGGTACCTGCGCAG ATGTTACACCTCCCAGAGCAGAGACAGTCAAACA CAGTGGCTTTTATGGAGGTGCTGACAAGGAGCATGTGTCGACCCATGGAGCAGCTGGTGGATGTGGAGCACGAGTTCCCAGAAGATGTGGAGTACATCTACATACCTGCTTGTGTCCCACTGTGGCGGTGCTCTGGATGCTGTGCAGATGAGAAACTGGAGTGCCGTCCCACCACTAAACGGAACATCACACTGCAG GTGATGCGGATTCTTCCCTTGGTATCTATGCAACATGTGGAACTGACATTTGTAGAGCATCAAGAATGTGACTGCAG ACTCAGTCAGAAACCTCAAAATAACAAAAG cagcaagtCTGTCAGGAACAGACCTcgcaggaggaaacacgagaAGCCAGACGTCGGCTGTGGAAA gtGCCAATTCCCTCAAAACCAGATAGATCTTCactaa
- the pgfa gene encoding vascular endothelial growth factor A isoform X1 produces MQGFIGISRLLLVLLLQLVPAQMLHLPEQRQSNTVAFMEVLTRSMCRPMEQLVDVEHEFPEDVEYIYIPACVPLWRCSGCCADEKLECRPTTKRNITLQVMRILPLVSMQHVELTFVEHQECDCRLSQKPQNNKSSSKSVRNRPRRRKHEKPDVGCGKCQFPQNQIDLH; encoded by the exons ATGCAAGGTTTCATCGGAATTTCGCGTCTCTTATTGGTTCTTCTGTTGCAGCTGGTACCTGCGCAG ATGTTACACCTCCCAGAGCAGAGACAGTCAAACA CAGTGGCTTTTATGGAGGTGCTGACAAGGAGCATGTGTCGACCCATGGAGCAGCTGGTGGATGTGGAGCACGAGTTCCCAGAAGATGTGGAGTACATCTACATACCTGCTTGTGTCCCACTGTGGCGGTGCTCTGGATGCTGTGCAGATGAGAAACTGGAGTGCCGTCCCACCACTAAACGGAACATCACACTGCAG GTGATGCGGATTCTTCCCTTGGTATCTATGCAACATGTGGAACTGACATTTGTAGAGCATCAAGAATGTGACTGCAG ACTCAGTCAGAAACCTCAAAATAACAAAAG cagcagcaagtCTGTCAGGAACAGACCTcgcaggaggaaacacgagaAGCCAGACGTCGGCTGTGGAAA gtGCCAATTCCCTCAAAACCAGATAGATCTTCactaa